The genomic region TCCGCGCGTCGAGCAGGGCCTGCCGTCGCGTGTCGAAACGCTCGTGAAGATCGGCGACGAACTCCAGGGCGTCGTCGCTGAGGGCTTCCCTTGCTCCCGGCACCCCCGACGGCTCGGCGACGATCCGCGACCTTTCGAGCACATCATTCATAGGCGCACCGGCTCCACGCAGATGGTGTAGCGCTCCGTAGCTCCGCGATGATCGCGGAACGTCAGGCGCTGCCACTCCATGCGCGCTTTGACCTCGTCGTTGAAGGGGCCGCTGATTTCCTCGGTGCCGGGAACGACCTCGTCGAACTCGCAGTCGCGGAATTCGCCGCCAATGACCCAGTAACGCTGTCCCATCGCCTTGCTCCTTCTATTCGGCTGCAACGAATTGTGCGGATTCGGTGGATTCCTTGAGAGCCACCGTCGACGACTGGCCGCCCGAGATCGCGGTAGCGACAGCGTCGAAATAGCCGGTGCCGACTTCGCGCTGGTGGCGCGTTGCCGTGTAGCCGTTGGCCTCGCTCGCGAACTCCGCCTGCTGGAGCTCGGAATAGGCTGCCATCCCCCGGTCGCGGTAACCGCTAGCGAGCTCGAACATCGAATGGTTGAGGCTGTGGAACCCGGCCAGAGTGACGAACTGGAAGCGGTAGCCCATCGCGCCCAGCTCCTGCTGGTAGCGGGCGATGGTGCCGCGATCGAGGTTCGCCTCCCAGTTGAAGCTGGGCGAGCAATTGTAAGCGAGCATCTTGCCCGGGAAATCGCGGCGCACGGCCTCCGCAAAGGTGCGGGCCTGCTCCAGGTTCGGCTTGCTGGTTTCGAACCAGAGCAGGTCCGCGTGGGGAGCGAAGGCCTTTGCCCTCGCGATGCAATTATCGAGGCCGGTTCCGTCGCGGAGGCGGAAGAAGCCCTCGGCCGTGCGCTCGCCCGTGATGAACGGCGCGTCGCGATCGTCCACGTCCGAGGTGAGTAGCTTGGCGCTTTCAGCGTCGGTTCGCGCGACGAGGATCGTCGGCACTCCGGAAACGTCGGCGGCAAGCCGCGCCGCGTCGAGGTTGCGGATCGCCGCCTGGGTGGGGATCAGCACCTTGCCGCCCAGGTGGCCGCACTTCTTCTCGCTCGCCAGCTGGTCCTCGAAGTGAACGCCGGCGACGCCCGCCTCAATATAGGCCTTCATGATCTCGAAGCAGTTCAAGGGCCCGCCGAAGCCGGCTTCCGCGTCGGCGACGATCGGTGCGAACCAGTCGCGTTTCGCTCCGCCCTCGGCATGCTCGACCTGGTCGGCGCGTTGAAGGGCGCGGTTGATGCGCTTGGCGAGCTCGGGGCCGGTATTGGCCGGATAGAGCGATTGGTCGGGGTACATCGAGCAGGCGGTGTTGGCGTCCGCGGCAGCCTGCCAGCCCGAAAGGTAGATCGCCTTGAGCCCGGCGCGGACCATCTGCATCGCCTGGTTGCCGGTCATGGCGCCGAGAGCGCGCACCGGTTCTTCGGACTTCAGAAGCTCCCACAGCCGGAGCGCTCCGCGGCGGGCCAGAGTGTGTTCGATGGGGATCGATCCGCGAAGCCTCAGCACATCCTCGGCCGAATAAGGCCGCTCTATGCTATCGAACCGGCCTGCCGGCGCCGATACGACCTCGCTGAAATCACCCATCGCCGCTCCCTTTCCCTGTCTGACGGGAGCATCAAACCGCAACTGAGTTGAAAAAGATGCACAGAAAGAGGCGCATGTGTCAGCGCGCGACTTGTAAATTCTGTAAATTGGTTCACAAATTCACAAGTGGCTGGACGCAAGCTCTTTCTCGGTGCGCGGCTGAAGCGGCTCCGGCGCGAGCGTGGGCTCAACCAGAATGCGATGGCCGCCGATCTCGGGATTTCGCCTTCGTACCTCAACCATCTGGAGCGCAACCAGCGGCCTGTAACCGCCGGAATCCTGTTGCGCCTCGCGGAAGCGTTCGACGTCGACATCAAGACCTTCGCAGCAGAGGGCGGGGAGTCGGCGGGCCCCGATCAGCTCGCCGAAATCTTTTCCGATCCGATGCTCACCGGCCTTGGAGTGACTCGGATCGAGCTGGTCGAACTCGCCGACAGCGCTCCCGCCATCGCCGACGGCATCGCCCGCCTCTACACCGCCGTCCGTGAGCTTCAGCGGCAGCCGGCCGACGAAGCCGGTTCCGATCCGCGCGTAC from Sphingomonas anseongensis harbors:
- a CDS encoding DUF4170 domain-containing protein → MGQRYWVIGGEFRDCEFDEVVPGTEEISGPFNDEVKARMEWQRLTFRDHRGATERYTICVEPVRL
- the aceA gene encoding isocitrate lyase → MGDFSEVVSAPAGRFDSIERPYSAEDVLRLRGSIPIEHTLARRGALRLWELLKSEEPVRALGAMTGNQAMQMVRAGLKAIYLSGWQAAADANTACSMYPDQSLYPANTGPELAKRINRALQRADQVEHAEGGAKRDWFAPIVADAEAGFGGPLNCFEIMKAYIEAGVAGVHFEDQLASEKKCGHLGGKVLIPTQAAIRNLDAARLAADVSGVPTILVARTDAESAKLLTSDVDDRDAPFITGERTAEGFFRLRDGTGLDNCIARAKAFAPHADLLWFETSKPNLEQARTFAEAVRRDFPGKMLAYNCSPSFNWEANLDRGTIARYQQELGAMGYRFQFVTLAGFHSLNHSMFELASGYRDRGMAAYSELQQAEFASEANGYTATRHQREVGTGYFDAVATAISGGQSSTVALKESTESAQFVAAE